The Kitasatospora paranensis genome has a window encoding:
- a CDS encoding FAD binding domain-containing protein — protein sequence MEFLRPATWDEALAAKAEYPTALPISGGTDVMVEMNFDVHRPSAILDLNRVTELTAWSNDGGVVRLGAAVPYARIIDELSGPLPGLALAAHTVGSPQIRNRGSVGGNLGAASPAGDSHPALLAAGRDVFVEAESVRGSRLIAIDDFYLGVKRNSLEPDELIRAVHIPVADGPQQFSKIGTRNAMVIAVCAFGFALHPKNGTVGTGIGSAAPTPRRAIEAEQYLQGVLAERGLWESGDLLGAEVIQRFGELVRAAASPIDDVRGTADYRRHALAVMARRTLTWTWNDYSKQIRSAA from the coding sequence ATGGAGTTCCTTCGGCCCGCTACGTGGGACGAGGCACTCGCGGCGAAGGCTGAGTACCCGACCGCGCTGCCCATCTCCGGCGGCACGGACGTCATGGTCGAGATGAACTTCGACGTGCACCGGCCATCCGCGATTCTCGACCTGAACCGCGTCACCGAGCTCACCGCATGGTCGAACGACGGCGGCGTCGTCCGGCTCGGCGCCGCGGTCCCCTACGCCCGGATCATCGACGAGCTGTCCGGCCCGCTGCCGGGCCTGGCCCTGGCCGCGCACACCGTCGGTTCCCCGCAGATCCGCAACCGCGGCTCGGTCGGCGGCAACCTCGGCGCCGCCTCGCCGGCCGGCGACTCGCACCCGGCGCTGCTCGCCGCGGGCCGGGACGTGTTCGTGGAGGCCGAGTCCGTGCGGGGCAGCCGGCTGATCGCGATCGACGACTTCTACCTCGGCGTGAAGCGCAACAGCCTGGAGCCGGACGAGCTGATCCGCGCCGTGCACATCCCGGTCGCGGACGGCCCGCAGCAGTTCTCGAAGATCGGCACCCGCAACGCGATGGTGATCGCGGTCTGCGCGTTCGGCTTCGCCCTCCACCCGAAGAACGGCACCGTCGGTACCGGCATCGGCTCGGCCGCCCCCACCCCGCGCCGCGCGATCGAGGCGGAGCAGTACCTGCAGGGGGTGCTCGCCGAGCGCGGCCTGTGGGAGTCGGGCGACCTGCTGGGCGCCGAGGTCATCCAGCGCTTCGGCGAGCTGGTGCGCGCCGCCGCCTCCCCGATCGACGACGTCCGCGGCACCGCCGACTACCGGCGGCACGCGCTGGCCGTGATGGCCCGCCGCACGCTGACCTGGACGTGGAACGACTACAGCAAGCAGATCAGGAGCGCGGCATGA
- a CDS encoding type II toxin-antitoxin system VapB family antitoxin: MESDITMDREVGMTRTVIDVDDELLAEAAEIFGTATKVATVNAALADAIKRRKRESFLNWLADGGLPDLTGPVGGGGAEHRAA, encoded by the coding sequence ATGGAATCCGATATCACGATGGACCGGGAGGTCGGGATGACGCGGACGGTGATAGACGTCGACGACGAGCTGCTCGCCGAGGCCGCCGAGATCTTCGGCACGGCCACCAAGGTGGCCACGGTGAACGCGGCGCTCGCCGACGCGATCAAGCGGCGGAAGCGGGAGTCCTTCCTGAACTGGCTCGCCGACGGAGGTCTGCCCGACCTCACAGGGCCGGTGGGCGGCGGCGGGGCGGAACACCGGGCGGCATGA
- a CDS encoding IclR family transcriptional regulator, translated as MTAPSRGRRSGPARGERNPYGVLHRALRLLEAVDRHPLGVDTASLARELGLPAGTVQELAEALEGEGYLLFDEGAWVLGGALTLLGHQNREQLVRARLHRGLADLRDELGAAVYFSRYHDGELSVEAVVASESAPAVVEWADFRSTAHASAIGRCLLGQLDHEGRRDHLSRHRPARLTVRTVTDAEQLLHRLDRQPATVPVLDLEEYALGTVCAAVPVSAGSTVGCLATSLPVADSHRLRAAAELLAERAAPLMVAMAV; from the coding sequence ATGACGGCACCGAGTCGGGGGCGGCGGAGCGGTCCGGCCCGCGGCGAACGGAACCCGTACGGGGTCCTGCACCGGGCGCTCCGGCTGCTGGAGGCCGTGGACCGCCATCCCCTGGGCGTGGACACCGCGTCGCTCGCCCGGGAGCTCGGGCTGCCGGCCGGCACCGTGCAGGAGCTGGCCGAGGCCCTGGAGGGCGAGGGCTACCTGCTGTTCGACGAGGGCGCCTGGGTGCTGGGCGGTGCGCTCACCCTGCTCGGCCACCAGAACCGCGAGCAGCTCGTCCGCGCCCGGCTGCACCGCGGGCTGGCCGACCTGCGCGACGAGCTGGGCGCCGCCGTCTACTTCAGCCGCTACCACGACGGCGAGCTGTCGGTGGAGGCCGTGGTGGCGAGCGAGTCCGCACCCGCGGTGGTGGAGTGGGCCGACTTCCGCAGCACCGCGCACGCCAGCGCGATCGGCCGCTGCCTGCTCGGCCAGCTGGACCACGAGGGCCGCCGGGACCACCTGTCCCGGCACCGGCCCGCCCGGCTCACCGTCCGCACCGTCACCGACGCGGAGCAGCTGCTGCACCGGCTGGACCGCCAGCCGGCCACCGTGCCGGTGCTGGACCTGGAGGAGTACGCGCTCGGTACGGTGTGCGCGGCCGTCCCCGTGTCGGCGGGCAGCACGGTGGGCTGCCTGGCCACCTCGCTGCCGGTCGCCGACAGCCACCGGCTGCGGGCCGCCGCCGAGTTGCTGGCGGAGCGGGCGGCGCCGCTGATGGTGGCGATGGCGGTCTGA
- the pucD gene encoding xanthine dehydrogenase subunit D gives MSARTIQGQKNLQDIRQASKDGIGGSPLRPDGNLKVKGEFAYSSDMWHEDMLWGMALRSPHPRANILSVDISEALKVPGVYAVLTHDDIPGTKYYGLEIQDQPALAIDKVRYHGEAIALVAADHPETARRAVKKIKVEYEVLTPITTEEQCLDPETHGYVHEPHEYKSHGSGNICHSQKLVSGLGVTDEVRAMADVIVKGSYEVGMQDQAFLGPESGLAVPSEDGGVDLYIATQWLHVDRQQMAPVLALPEEKVRLTLAGVGGAFGGREDLSMQIHACLLALHTGKPVKIVYARDESFFGHVHRHPATMTYEHGATRDGKLVFADCRIVLDGGAYASASPAVVGNAASLGHGPYVIPNVRMEAIALYSNNPSCGAMRGFGAVQACFGYESQMDKLAVELGMDPVELRQLNAMAEGDFMPTGQQIDSPAPVAELLQRVKDMPLPPPLDLEHLDVRTLPGALSNTSHGEGIVRGIGYSVGIKNVGFSEGFDDYSTARVRLEVIGGEPVAMVHTAMAEVGQGGVTVHAQIARTELGVEQVTIHPANTEVGSAGSTSASRQTYMTGGAVKLAAEAVRQALIEKGRRRYGWQHRDITLVGGKVVSEGAGVLVPMVDLLGDEAIDLTREHHHRPTVPFDKETGQGFGHVQYTFCANRAVVDVDVELGLVKVVELTAAQDVGKALNPLSVVGQIQGGCTQALGLAVMEEIVVKDGKVRNASFTDYLIPTILDTPPIPVDVLERPDPNAPYGLRGVGEAPTVSATPSIVAAIRNATGLALNRVPVRPEHLTGTL, from the coding sequence ATGAGTGCTCGTACCATCCAGGGCCAGAAGAACCTGCAGGACATCCGGCAGGCCTCCAAGGACGGCATCGGCGGCTCGCCGCTGCGGCCGGACGGCAACCTCAAGGTCAAGGGCGAGTTCGCGTACTCGTCGGACATGTGGCACGAGGACATGCTCTGGGGCATGGCGCTGCGCTCGCCGCACCCCCGCGCGAACATCCTCTCGGTGGACATCTCCGAGGCGCTCAAGGTGCCCGGCGTGTACGCCGTACTCACCCACGACGACATCCCCGGCACCAAGTACTACGGCCTGGAGATCCAGGACCAGCCGGCGCTGGCCATCGACAAGGTCCGCTACCACGGCGAGGCGATCGCGCTGGTCGCGGCCGACCACCCGGAGACGGCCCGCCGCGCGGTGAAGAAGATCAAGGTCGAGTACGAGGTGCTCACCCCGATCACCACCGAGGAGCAGTGCCTCGACCCGGAGACCCACGGCTACGTCCACGAGCCGCACGAGTACAAGTCGCACGGCTCCGGCAACATCTGCCACAGCCAGAAGCTGGTCTCCGGGCTCGGCGTGACCGACGAGGTGCGGGCGATGGCGGACGTCATCGTCAAGGGCAGCTACGAGGTCGGCATGCAGGACCAGGCCTTCCTCGGCCCGGAGTCCGGTCTCGCCGTGCCCTCCGAGGACGGCGGCGTCGACCTCTACATCGCCACCCAGTGGCTGCACGTGGACCGCCAGCAGATGGCTCCCGTGCTGGCCCTGCCGGAGGAGAAGGTCCGGCTCACGCTGGCCGGCGTCGGCGGCGCCTTCGGCGGCCGCGAGGACCTGTCGATGCAGATCCACGCCTGCCTGCTGGCGCTGCACACCGGCAAGCCCGTCAAGATCGTCTACGCCCGGGACGAGTCCTTCTTCGGCCACGTGCACCGCCACCCGGCGACGATGACGTACGAGCACGGCGCGACCCGCGACGGCAAGCTGGTCTTCGCCGACTGCCGGATCGTGCTGGACGGCGGCGCGTACGCCTCCGCCTCGCCCGCCGTCGTCGGCAACGCCGCCTCGCTCGGCCACGGCCCGTACGTGATCCCGAACGTGCGGATGGAGGCGATCGCCCTCTACTCCAACAACCCGAGCTGCGGCGCGATGCGCGGCTTCGGCGCGGTGCAGGCCTGCTTCGGCTACGAGTCCCAGATGGACAAGCTCGCCGTCGAGCTGGGCATGGACCCGGTGGAGCTGCGCCAGCTGAACGCGATGGCCGAGGGCGACTTCATGCCCACCGGTCAGCAGATCGACTCGCCGGCCCCGGTCGCCGAGCTGCTGCAGCGCGTCAAGGACATGCCGCTGCCGCCGCCGCTGGACCTGGAGCACCTGGACGTGCGCACCCTGCCGGGCGCGCTGTCCAACACCTCGCACGGCGAGGGCATCGTCCGCGGCATCGGCTACTCGGTCGGCATCAAGAACGTCGGCTTCTCCGAGGGCTTCGACGACTACTCCACCGCCCGGGTCCGCCTGGAGGTGATCGGCGGCGAGCCGGTCGCCATGGTGCACACCGCGATGGCCGAGGTCGGCCAGGGCGGCGTCACCGTGCACGCCCAGATCGCCCGCACCGAGCTCGGCGTCGAGCAGGTCACCATCCACCCGGCCAACACCGAGGTCGGCTCGGCCGGCTCCACCTCAGCCTCCCGGCAGACCTACATGACCGGCGGTGCGGTGAAGCTGGCCGCCGAGGCGGTCAGGCAGGCGCTGATCGAGAAGGGCCGCCGCCGCTACGGCTGGCAGCACCGGGACATCACACTGGTCGGCGGCAAGGTCGTCTCCGAGGGCGCCGGCGTGCTGGTGCCCATGGTGGACCTGCTCGGCGACGAGGCGATCGACCTCACCCGCGAGCACCACCACCGGCCCACCGTGCCGTTCGACAAGGAGACCGGGCAGGGCTTCGGCCACGTCCAGTACACCTTCTGCGCCAACCGCGCGGTGGTCGACGTGGACGTCGAGCTCGGCCTGGTCAAGGTGGTCGAGCTGACCGCCGCCCAGGACGTCGGCAAGGCGCTGAACCCGCTGTCGGTGGTCGGCCAGATCCAGGGCGGCTGCACCCAGGCGCTCGGTCTCGCCGTCATGGAGGAGATCGTCGTCAAGGACGGCAAGGTCCGCAACGCCTCCTTCACCGACTACCTGATCCCCACGATCCTGGACACCCCGCCGATCCCGGTGGACGTGCTGGAGCGGCCCGACCCCAACGCCCCGTACGGACTGCGCGGCGTCGGCGAGGCCCCCACCGTCTCCGCCACCCCCTCGATCGTCGCGGCGATCCGCAACGCCACCGGCCTCGCCCTCAACCGGGTGCCGGTCAGGCCCGAGCACCTCACCGGGACGCTCTAG
- a CDS encoding PDR/VanB family oxidoreductase produces MRAVTAFGDRYTPALVRPGLRRSPRRPLPAGARPLRLVVTARNTVAEDVLALDLAEPSGGPLPGWQPGARLQLTLPSGRVRHYSLCGDPADRHRYRIAVRRIADGGGGSVEIHDALAVGDRLTARRPRNGFAFCAEPAVLLLAGGIGVTPLLPMAREAQRLGLDWRLVHTGRTAASLPFTAELRALDPARTTFLYDDRDGRPDAADLLARAPRGAAVYCCGPAPMIAAVQRALDASPARALHLERFGAAPIADGRPFTLRLGADGPDLAVPADRSALDVARQERPDLAYSCTQGFCGTCRVRVLAGRPEHRDRRLTDEERAAGALLPCVSRAAEGETLVLDL; encoded by the coding sequence ATGCGGGCCGTCACCGCCTTCGGCGACCGCTACACCCCCGCCCTCGTCCGGCCCGGCCTGCGCCGCAGCCCGCGGCGCCCGCTCCCGGCCGGCGCCCGGCCGCTGCGCCTGGTGGTGACGGCCCGGAACACCGTCGCCGAGGACGTCCTCGCGCTGGACCTCGCCGAACCCTCCGGCGGCCCGCTGCCCGGCTGGCAGCCCGGCGCCCGGCTGCAGCTCACCCTGCCCTCCGGCCGGGTCCGGCACTACTCGCTCTGCGGCGACCCGGCCGACCGGCACCGCTACCGGATCGCGGTGCGCCGGATCGCCGACGGCGGCGGCGGATCGGTGGAGATCCACGACGCCCTCGCCGTCGGGGACCGCCTGACGGCCCGCCGGCCGCGCAACGGCTTCGCCTTCTGCGCCGAGCCCGCGGTGCTGCTGCTGGCCGGGGGCATCGGCGTCACCCCGCTGCTGCCGATGGCGCGCGAGGCGCAGCGGCTCGGCCTCGACTGGCGGCTGGTGCACACCGGCCGGACGGCGGCCTCATTGCCGTTCACCGCGGAGCTGCGCGCGCTCGACCCCGCCCGCACCACCTTCCTGTACGACGACCGGGACGGCCGCCCGGACGCCGCCGACCTGCTCGCCCGGGCGCCGCGCGGCGCCGCCGTCTACTGCTGCGGCCCGGCCCCGATGATCGCCGCCGTGCAGCGGGCCCTGGACGCCTCGCCGGCCCGCGCCCTGCACCTCGAACGGTTCGGCGCCGCCCCGATCGCCGACGGCAGGCCCTTCACCCTGCGGCTGGGCGCCGACGGGCCCGACCTCGCCGTCCCCGCCGACCGCTCGGCGCTGGACGTCGCCCGCCAGGAGCGGCCCGATCTCGCCTACTCCTGCACCCAGGGCTTCTGCGGAACCTGCCGGGTACGGGTGCTCGCCGGGCGGCCGGAACACCGCGACCGCCGGCTCACCGACGAGGAGCGCGCCGCCGGCGCCCTGCTGCCCTGCGTCTCCCGAGCGGCCGAGGGCGAGACCCTCGTCCTCGACCTGTGA
- a CDS encoding (2Fe-2S)-binding protein: MRVTFTANGKPVEADDVWEGESLLYVLRERVGLPGSKNACEQGECGSCTVYLDDTPVCSCLVAAGQVQDREVRTVEGLADENGELGLVQQAFVDAGAVQCGFCTPGLLVQTDALLERDPQPSDTDIREALSGNLCRCTGYEKIMDAVRLASARTCERAASE; this comes from the coding sequence ATGAGGGTCACATTCACCGCCAACGGCAAGCCCGTCGAGGCGGACGACGTCTGGGAGGGCGAGAGCCTCCTGTACGTGCTGCGCGAGCGGGTCGGCCTGCCGGGCTCCAAGAACGCCTGCGAGCAGGGCGAGTGCGGCTCCTGCACGGTGTACCTGGACGACACCCCGGTCTGCTCCTGTCTGGTCGCGGCCGGCCAGGTGCAGGACCGCGAGGTCCGCACCGTCGAGGGCCTGGCCGACGAGAACGGCGAGCTGGGCCTCGTCCAGCAGGCGTTCGTCGACGCCGGCGCCGTTCAGTGCGGCTTCTGCACCCCCGGCCTGCTGGTGCAGACCGACGCCCTGCTGGAGCGGGACCCGCAGCCCAGCGACACCGACATCCGCGAGGCGCTGTCGGGCAACCTGTGCCGCTGCACCGGGTACGAGAAGATCATGGACGCGGTGCGGCTCGCCTCCGCCCGCACGTGCGAGAGGGCGGCCTCCGAATGA
- a CDS encoding metal-dependent hydrolase — protein MPRSTPAPAVHDDLVLDPRDVQFDWSALPLHWIPDEPVATHVINVLHLLLPEGERWFVEVFKQALPMITDDRLREEVLGFIGQEAIHAEAHQEVLDHLLGQGLDPRPYVRQVSWLFRRVLGERPGLTAAQRRESVIERVAFVAAIEHFTAFLGNWALNSPGLDRAQADPTMLDLLRWHGAEEVEHRSVAFDLLVHLDPGYLRRVRGMLVSGPMLVHLWVRGARFMLAADPVLDGRIRPTWRDAHLNARRGLLPDLRLLARSAVRYFRPGYHPTQEGSSSQALGYLATSPAARAAAAR, from the coding sequence ATGCCCCGTTCCACCCCCGCCCCGGCCGTCCACGACGACCTCGTCCTCGACCCCCGGGACGTGCAGTTCGACTGGTCCGCCCTGCCGCTGCACTGGATCCCCGACGAGCCGGTGGCCACCCACGTCATCAACGTGCTCCACCTGCTGCTGCCCGAGGGCGAGCGCTGGTTCGTCGAGGTCTTCAAACAGGCCCTGCCGATGATCACCGACGACCGGCTCCGCGAGGAGGTGCTCGGCTTCATCGGCCAGGAGGCGATCCACGCCGAGGCCCACCAGGAGGTCCTCGACCACCTGCTCGGCCAGGGGCTCGACCCCCGCCCGTACGTGCGCCAGGTCAGCTGGCTGTTCCGCCGCGTCCTCGGCGAACGGCCCGGCCTCACCGCCGCCCAGCGCCGGGAGAGCGTCATCGAACGCGTCGCCTTCGTCGCCGCGATCGAGCACTTCACCGCCTTCCTCGGCAACTGGGCGCTCAACTCGCCCGGCCTGGACCGGGCCCAGGCCGACCCCACCATGCTCGACCTGCTGCGCTGGCACGGCGCCGAGGAGGTCGAGCACCGCAGCGTCGCCTTCGACCTGCTCGTCCACCTCGACCCGGGCTACCTGCGCCGGGTCCGCGGGATGCTCGTCTCCGGGCCGATGCTCGTCCACCTCTGGGTCCGCGGCGCCCGGTTCATGCTCGCCGCCGATCCGGTGCTCGACGGGCGGATCAGGCCGACCTGGCGCGACGCCCACCTCAACGCCCGGCGCGGCCTGCTCCCCGACCTGCGGCTCCTCGCCCGGTCCGCCGTCCGCTACTTCAGGCCCGGCTACCACCCCACCCAGGAGGGTTCCTCCAGCCAGGCGCTCGGCTACCTGGCCACCTCCCCGGCGGCCCGCGCCGCCGCCGCCCGCTGA
- a CDS encoding NCS2 family permease, whose translation MTRIPTEPGTTEDRPATDDALTPPAAAPTNLLDAYFKISARGSTLGNELRGGLTTFMAMAYIVLLNPIILSGADVNGLKLDHAQLTTATALAAAVTTILMGVIGNVPLAVAAGLSVSGAISALVVPHTTWPQAFGLCVIYGLLIVLLVLSGLREKIMNGIPLPLKHAITIGIGLFVSIIGLYKAGFVHTGGPTPLSLGPFGELSGWPVLIFCLTLLTIFVLLARNVRGAILIGIAGGTVVAMIVNQVAGLTSKDWGGAAPVWPGSPVSAPDFGLFGDVDLFGAFGSHGLGAISASVAVFTLVLAGFFDAMATIIGVGTEAGLADKQGRMPGLSKALLIDGAGGAIGGVAGASGQTVFVESATGVGDGARTGLASTVTGGVFALMLFFSPVAAVVPVQVAAAALVVIGSMMMSQARHIDWSDREVAIPAFLTCVLMPFTYSITAGVAAGVISYTVIKAGAGKWREPGPLMWILTGVFVVYFALSPIKAWLGVH comes from the coding sequence ATGACCAGGATCCCCACGGAGCCCGGCACCACTGAAGACAGACCTGCCACCGACGACGCCCTCACGCCGCCGGCGGCCGCCCCCACCAATCTGCTGGACGCGTACTTCAAGATCTCGGCCCGGGGCTCCACCCTCGGCAACGAGCTGCGCGGCGGCCTGACCACGTTCATGGCGATGGCCTACATCGTCCTGCTCAACCCGATCATCCTGAGCGGGGCCGACGTCAACGGGCTGAAGCTGGACCACGCCCAGCTCACCACCGCGACCGCACTCGCCGCCGCGGTCACCACGATCCTCATGGGCGTGATCGGCAACGTGCCGCTGGCGGTCGCCGCGGGCCTCTCGGTCTCCGGGGCGATCTCCGCCCTGGTGGTGCCGCACACCACCTGGCCGCAGGCGTTCGGGCTCTGCGTGATCTACGGCCTGCTGATCGTGCTGCTGGTCCTCTCCGGCCTCCGCGAGAAGATCATGAACGGCATCCCCCTGCCGCTCAAGCACGCGATCACCATCGGCATCGGCCTGTTCGTCTCCATCATCGGCCTCTACAAGGCCGGCTTCGTGCACACCGGCGGCCCCACCCCGCTGTCCCTCGGCCCGTTCGGCGAACTGTCCGGCTGGCCCGTCCTGATCTTCTGCCTCACCCTGCTGACGATCTTCGTCCTGCTGGCCCGAAACGTCCGCGGCGCGATCCTGATCGGCATCGCCGGCGGCACCGTGGTCGCGATGATCGTCAACCAGGTCGCCGGTCTGACCTCCAAGGACTGGGGCGGCGCCGCGCCGGTCTGGCCCGGCAGCCCGGTCTCCGCCCCCGACTTCGGCCTGTTCGGCGACGTCGACCTCTTCGGCGCCTTCGGCAGCCACGGACTCGGCGCGATCAGCGCCTCGGTCGCGGTCTTCACGCTCGTCCTCGCCGGCTTCTTCGACGCGATGGCCACCATCATCGGCGTCGGCACCGAGGCGGGTCTCGCCGACAAGCAGGGCCGGATGCCCGGCCTGTCCAAGGCCCTGCTGATCGACGGCGCCGGCGGCGCCATCGGCGGCGTCGCCGGAGCATCCGGCCAGACCGTGTTCGTGGAGTCCGCCACCGGCGTCGGCGACGGCGCCCGCACCGGCCTCGCCTCCACCGTCACCGGCGGCGTCTTCGCCCTGATGCTCTTCTTCTCCCCGGTCGCGGCCGTCGTCCCCGTCCAGGTCGCGGCCGCCGCCCTGGTGGTGATCGGCTCGATGATGATGAGCCAGGCCCGGCACATTGACTGGTCCGACCGCGAGGTGGCCATCCCGGCCTTCCTCACCTGCGTCCTGATGCCGTTCACCTACAGCATCACCGCCGGTGTCGCCGCGGGCGTCATCTCGTACACCGTCATCAAGGCCGGCGCCGGCAAGTGGCGCGAGCCCGGCCCGCTGATGTGGATCCTGACCGGCGTCTTCGTCGTCTACTTCGCCCTCAGCCCGATCAAGGCGTGGCTCGGCGTGCACTGA
- a CDS encoding PIN domain nuclease translates to MSERYLIDKSALARYPKAAVRAVVEPLHNAGLLAVCAAVEMEVLHSARSKADAERIRHGMRGFDLLPMPDEVWDRALDVQLLLVGAGTWRALSMADLVIAATAERYGATVLHYDGDFDMIAAVTGQSVRWVVPAGSAD, encoded by the coding sequence ATGAGCGAGCGCTACCTGATCGACAAGTCGGCGTTGGCGCGCTACCCCAAGGCCGCCGTCCGGGCTGTCGTCGAGCCGCTCCACAATGCCGGTCTGCTGGCCGTCTGCGCGGCCGTCGAGATGGAGGTGCTGCACAGTGCACGCTCGAAGGCGGACGCCGAGCGGATCCGGCACGGCATGCGCGGCTTCGACCTGCTCCCCATGCCCGACGAGGTCTGGGACCGTGCGCTGGACGTCCAGCTCTTGCTGGTCGGCGCCGGCACCTGGCGGGCCCTGTCGATGGCGGACCTGGTGATCGCCGCGACCGCCGAGCGGTACGGGGCCACCGTGCTCCACTACGACGGCGACTTCGACATGATCGCGGCCGTCACGGGCCAGTCGGTGCGCTGGGTGGTTCCGGCCGGTTCGGCCGACTGA
- a CDS encoding XdhC/CoxI family protein, translated as MQDIAAQLQAWHASGRSFAVATVVGVSGSAPRDPGAALAVDADGEAIGSVSGGCVESAVYELCQDAIASGRAVLERFGYSDEDAFAVGLTCGGVLDVFVQPVVPGADAAIDAGVAYIASGTPVALARVIAGPAGLLGAAVAVTADAHHGSLSPAPTTTAALERAAVAEARAMLDAGRTGQLVLGLDGRPCDEAGQGTATFFVECYVPAPRMIVFGAIDFAAAVVRIGRFLGYHVTVCDARPVFATRRRFPDADEVVVDWPHRYLDSQLDRIDGRTVLCVLTHDAKFDIPLLERALRLPVGYVGAMGSRRTHRDRNARLREIGLSDAEIGRLRSPIGLDLGARTPEETAVSVAAEIVAHRRGGSCLPLSAGQGPIHHDLARAAEPEKARSHAA; from the coding sequence ATGCAGGACATCGCCGCGCAGCTGCAGGCCTGGCACGCGTCCGGCCGCTCCTTCGCCGTGGCCACGGTGGTCGGCGTCTCGGGCAGCGCCCCGCGCGACCCGGGTGCGGCGCTCGCCGTCGACGCCGACGGCGAGGCGATCGGCTCGGTGTCCGGCGGCTGCGTCGAGAGCGCCGTGTACGAGCTCTGCCAGGACGCGATCGCCTCCGGCCGGGCCGTCCTGGAACGCTTCGGCTACAGCGACGAGGACGCCTTCGCGGTGGGGCTGACCTGCGGCGGCGTCCTGGACGTCTTCGTCCAGCCGGTCGTGCCCGGCGCGGACGCGGCGATCGACGCCGGCGTCGCCTACATCGCCTCCGGCACCCCGGTCGCACTGGCGCGGGTCATCGCCGGCCCGGCCGGCCTGCTCGGCGCGGCGGTCGCCGTCACCGCCGACGCCCACCACGGCTCGCTCTCCCCCGCACCGACCACCACGGCCGCGCTGGAACGCGCGGCGGTCGCCGAGGCCCGCGCCATGCTGGACGCCGGCCGGACGGGGCAGCTCGTGCTCGGCCTCGACGGCCGCCCCTGCGACGAGGCCGGGCAGGGCACCGCCACCTTCTTCGTCGAGTGCTACGTGCCCGCCCCGCGCATGATCGTCTTCGGCGCCATCGACTTCGCCGCGGCCGTCGTCCGGATCGGCCGCTTCCTCGGCTACCACGTCACGGTCTGCGACGCCCGCCCGGTCTTCGCCACCCGCCGGCGCTTCCCCGACGCCGACGAGGTGGTCGTCGACTGGCCGCACCGCTACCTCGACTCCCAGCTGGACCGCATCGACGGCCGCACCGTGCTCTGCGTGCTCACCCACGACGCCAAGTTCGACATCCCGCTGCTGGAGCGGGCGCTGCGGCTGCCGGTCGGCTACGTCGGCGCGATGGGCTCGCGCCGCACCCACCGGGACCGCAACGCCCGGCTGCGCGAGATCGGGCTGAGCGACGCCGAGATCGGCCGGCTGCGCTCCCCGATCGGCCTGGACCTCGGCGCCCGCACACCGGAGGAGACCGCCGTGTCGGTCGCCGCCGAGATCGTCGCCCACCGCCGCGGCGGCTCCTGCCTGCCGCTGTCGGCCGGTCAGGGACCGATCCACCACGACCTGGCCCGGGCGGCCGAGCCCGAGAAGGCGCGGTCGCACGCCGCGTGA
- a CDS encoding M24 family metallopeptidase: MTFGYDDRDLARFRETQQLAYHCAEQVAAWIEPGVTERQATARLRQCLVRAGVQDFFHVPFAWFGDRTAFRHFHTPLQFFAGDRRLAEGMPYVLDCAPIVDGYTADIGYGGKVGENPVWDLLARDLRVYRALILAEVRARRPLDEVYAAVDAQIAAHGYDNRHRVYPGRVIGHQVTRTVARGPAGVSVFGFGVRTLQTLGRELIGERLHGRSPLWADGRSSRHAPTPGLWAVEPHIGFRDVGIKFEELLVVTDDDAYWLDDDLPHVRRWTSQESTAGQKGAA, from the coding sequence ATGACCTTCGGCTACGACGACCGCGACCTGGCCCGGTTCCGGGAGACCCAGCAACTGGCCTACCACTGCGCCGAGCAGGTCGCCGCCTGGATCGAACCCGGCGTCACCGAGCGCCAGGCCACCGCCCGGCTGCGGCAGTGCCTCGTCCGGGCCGGCGTGCAGGACTTCTTCCACGTCCCGTTCGCCTGGTTCGGCGACCGCACCGCCTTCCGGCACTTCCACACCCCGCTGCAGTTCTTCGCGGGCGACCGCCGCCTGGCCGAGGGCATGCCGTACGTGCTGGACTGCGCGCCGATCGTGGACGGCTACACCGCCGACATCGGCTACGGCGGCAAGGTCGGGGAGAACCCGGTCTGGGACCTCCTCGCCCGCGACCTCCGGGTCTACCGCGCGCTCATCCTGGCCGAGGTCCGCGCCCGCCGCCCGCTCGACGAGGTCTATGCCGCGGTGGACGCCCAGATCGCCGCGCACGGCTACGACAACCGCCACCGGGTCTACCCCGGCCGGGTGATCGGTCACCAGGTCACCCGGACGGTGGCCCGCGGCCCGGCCGGTGTCAGCGTGTTCGGATTCGGGGTGCGTACACTCCAGACGCTCGGCCGCGAGCTGATCGGCGAGCGGCTGCACGGCCGCTCCCCGCTCTGGGCCGACGGGCGCAGCTCCCGGCACGCCCCGACGCCCGGCCTGTGGGCGGTGGAGCCGCACATCGGCTTCCGCGACGTCGGCATCAAGTTCGAGGAACTGCTGGTCGTCACCGACGACGACGCGTACTGGCTCGACGACGACCTGCCGCACGTGCGGCGCTGGACGTCCCAGGAGAGCACCGCAGGCCAGAAGGGGGCCGCATGA